Proteins from a genomic interval of Trifolium pratense cultivar HEN17-A07 linkage group LG6, ARS_RC_1.1, whole genome shotgun sequence:
- the LOC123889729 gene encoding translation factor GUF1 homolog, mitochondrial, which yields MGYLRKVSKTLKQSNYVSLLFNYNFTPLSNRITHQRFSLKRALFCTQSRQNSTKEKPIIDLSQYPPELVRNFSIIAHVDHGKSTLADRLLELTGTIKKGIGQPQYLDKLQVERERGITVKAQTATMFYKNIINGDDSRDGKESPNYLLNLIDTPGHVDFSYEVSRSLAACQGVLLVVDAAQGVQAQTVANFYLAFESNLSIIPVINKIDQPTADPDRVKAQLKSMFDLDTSDVLLTSAKTGKGLEHVLPAVIERIPPPPGKSDSSLRMLLLDSYFDEYRGVICHVAVVDGALRKGDKISSAATGKSYEALDIGIMHPELTPTGILFTGQVGYVISGMRSTKEARIGDTIYHARSTVDVVPLPGFKPAKHMVFSGLFPADGSDFEALNHAIEKLTCNDASVSVAKETSTALGLGFRCGFLGLLHMDVFHQRLEQEYGAHIISTVPTVPYIYEYSDGSKLEVQNPAALPSNPKQRVVACWEPTVIATIVMPSEYVGPVITLLSERRGEQLEYSFIDSQRVFMKYRLPLREVVIDFYNELKSITSGYASFDYEDSDYQQSDLVKLDILLNGQPVDAMSTIVHNSKSYRVGRELVDKLKKVIDRQMFEISIQAAIGSKIIARETITAMRKNVLAKCYGGDVSRKRKLLEKQKEGKKRMKRVGSVDVPQEAFHELLKVS from the exons ATGGGTTATCTTAGAAAAGTTTCCAAAACCTTAAAACAATCAAATTATGTTTCATTATTGTTCAATTACAATTTCACTCCATTATCAAACAGAATAACCCATCAAAGATTTTCCTTAAAACGTGCACTTTTCTGTACCCAATCACGTCAAAATAGTACCAAAGAGAAACCCATTATAGATTTGAGTCAGTACCCACCAGAGCTTGTGAGAAATTTCTCAATCATTGCACATGTTGATCATGGAAAATCTACTCTTGCTGATAGGCTTCTTGAACTCACTGGAACTATTAAGAAAGGAATTGGCCAACCTCAGTATCTTGATAAATTGCAG GTGGAGAGAGAAAGGGGAATCACGGTTAAAGCTCAGACAGCAACAATGTTTTATAAGAACATCATAAATGGTGATGATTCTCGTGATGGAAAGGAGTCACCTAATTATTTGTTGAATCTTATCGACACACCTGGGCATGTAGATTTCAGTTATGAAGTGTCAAGGTCACTAGCTGCTTGTCAGGGTGTGCTTTTGGTTGTTGATGCTGCTCAAGGAGTTCAAGCACAAACCGTTGCTAACTTTTACCTTGCCTTCGAATCTAACTTATCGATTATACCTGTCATTAACAAGATAGATCAGCCAACTGCTGATCCTGACCGTGTTAAAGCTCAATTGAAATCAATGTTTGATCTTGACACGAGTGATGTATTGCTAACATCGGCGAAAACTGGGAAGGGTCTTGAACATGTTCTTCCAGCAGTCATAGAGAGGATACCTCCGCCTCCTGGGAAGAGCGACTCTTCTTTACGTATGCTTTTACTTGATTCATATTTTGATGAATACAGAGGGGTGATATGCcatgttgctgttgttgatggTGCCCTGCGCAAGGGGGATAAGATTTCTTCGGCGGCTACTGGCAAGTCATATGAAGCTTTGGATATAGGCATCATGCATCCTGAACTTACGCCTACTGGAATCTTGTTTACTGGACAAGTTGGTTATGTTATAAGTGGCATGCGGTCAACCAAAGAGGCACGCATTGGAGATACAATTTACCATGCACGAAGCACTGTGGATGTGGTACCTCTTCCAG GCTTCAAACCCGCAAAACATATGGTTTTTTCCGGTCTTTTTCCAGCTGATGGATCTGATTTTGAAGCACTCAACCATGCAATAGAGAAGCTTACATGCAATGATGCCAGTGTCTCTGTCGCTAAAGAAACTAGCACTGCTCTAGGTCTAGGGTTCAG GTGTGGATTTTTAGGCCTTCTTCACATGGATGTTTTTCATCAAAGGCTTGAACAG GAATATGGAGCTCATATTATCTCAACCGTTCCTACCGTGCCTTATATATATGAGTATTCTGATGGAAG CAAATTAGAAGTTCAGAATCCTGCTGCATTACCGTCTAATCCCAAGCAACGAGTGGTAGCCTGTTGGGAACCCACAGTAATAGCTACTATAGTTATGCCTAGTGA GTATGTTGGACCTGTTATCACCCTTCTCTCTGAGCGTAGGGGTGAACAGTTGGAGTACTCGTTCATTGACAG TCAACGAGTTTTCATGAAGTATCGTCTTCCTTTGAGGGAAGTTGTTATTGACTTTTATAATGAATTGAAGAGTATAACGTCAGGCTATGCATCATTTGATTATGAGGATTCAGA TTATCAACAATCTGATCTGGTGAAACTTGATATTCTCTTGAATGGACAACCAGTTGATGCCATGTCAACCATTGTTCATAACTCGAAATCATATCGTGTTGGGCGTGAATTGGTGGACAAATTGAAGAAAGTCATAGACAG GCAAATGTTCGAGATATCCATACAAGCCGCTATTGGGTCAAAAATTATAGCAAGGGAGAC TATTACGGCTATGAGAAAGAATGTTCTTGCCAAGTGTTATGGTGGTGATGTTTCACGAAAGAGGAAGCTATTGGAAAAGCAAAAGGAAGGGAAAAAGCGAATGAAACGTGTTGGTTCTGTTGATGTACCACAAGAAGCATTCCATGAACTATTGAAGGTTTCATAG
- the LOC123893295 gene encoding WRKY transcription factor 72A-like, whose product MSKMSSPSSSEIEEKRVTSIFNEADLSTQQEEVTKEDKLIDAKSKMGEVKEENERLKMMLSRVEKDYNSLQLRFFDIVNKEVSNKGVEDSSTPHDEIDEEPELVSLCLGRSPNEHKKEAKIDQNSNKPKEKEDMEVNLSLGLDSKYMLSMELVSDLSPMNSSEELPKEVEVEEKGTLLSSSTNKSTKVINVDDDISDQMPAKRVRVSVRAKCDTPTMNDGCQWRKYGQKIAKGNPCPRAYYRCTVAPACPVRKQVQRCADDLSILITTYEGTHNHPLQVTASAMAYTTSAAASMMLSGSSTSSSSSHQNIQHQNIHHQNSTSFGNSSTLLNGLNFNNNYFEQSRTPKQQFFIPQNHNNLFPTITLDLTSPSSISSSSSNIASIPRFPPNNLNFCSTQPPNFTPTSTIWNNNKLGLGFINNNTLPIEKPQIRPFNHFQENFYQNQNCVTNYQTPSRQALAETISKAISTDPSLHSVIAAAVTSIVGQGSNNGGNQEELRDNGLGSGLNLKLGEYPQMVSNNLLNQNGKGCLKGSYFKRLSPTTSSQAKNFMLLQPSLPNSLSKSNTTRPPSIVNHINHCDPKMNTHH is encoded by the exons ATGTCAAAAATGTCTAGTCCAAGTAGTTCAGAGATAGAAGAGAAGAGAGTTACTTCAATTTTCAATGAAGCTGATTTATCTACTCAACAAGAAGAGGTTACAAAG GAAGACAAACTAATAGATGCAAAATCCAAAATGGGTGAGGTGAAAGAAGAAAACGAAAGATTGAAGATGATGCTATCGCGAGTTGAAAAAGACTACAACTCACTTCAACTCCGTTTCTTTGACATTGTTAACAAAGAGGTTTCTAACAAAGGAGTAGAAGATTCATCAACTCCACATGACGAAATCGATGAAGAACCTGAGCTTGTATCACTGTGCCTCGGAAGAAGTCCAAATGAGCATAAGAAAGAagcaaaaattgatcaaaattcaaataagcCTAAAGAAAAAGAAGACATGGAAGTTAACCTTAGTCTTGGATTAGATTCCAAATATATGTTGTCTATGGAGTTAGTATCTGATTTGAGTCCAATGAATAGCTCAGAAGAATTACCAAAGGaagttgaagttgaagaaaaaGGAACATTATTGTCATCATCAAcaaataaatcaacaaaagtGATTAATGTGGATGATGATATTTCAGATCAAATGCCAGCTAAGAGAGTTAGAGTATCTGTGAGGGCTAAATGTGACACTCCCACG ATGAATGATGGATGTCAATGGAGGAAATATGGACAGAAGATAGCAAAAGGAAATCCATGTCCAAGAGCATACTATCGTTGCACAGTTGCACCAGCATGCCCAGTTAGGAAACAG GTACAAAGATGTGCTGATGATTTGTCCATATTAATCACAACATATGAAGGAACACATAACCATCCTCTTCAAGTTACAGCATCAGCCATGGCATACACAACTTCAGCTGCAGCTTCAATGATGTTATCAGgttcatcaacatcatcatcatcatcacatcAAAACATTCAACATCAAAATATTCATCATCAAAATTCCACATCTTTTGGAAATTCTTCAACACTACTCAATGGCCTAAATTTCAACAATAACTACTTTGAACAATCAAGAACACCAAAACAACAATTCTTCATTCCACAAAACCATAATAATTTGTTCCCAACAATCACTCTTGACCTAACTTCTCCTTcatcaatatcatcatcatcatccaacatAGCTTCAATTCCAAGATTTCCTCCAAATAATCTCAATTTTTGTTCTACACAACCACCAAATTTCACACCAACATCAACCATTTGGAACAACAACAAATTAGGGTTAGGGTTCATTAACAATAACACATTACCTATTGAAAAACCACAAATTAGGCCTTTTAACCATTTCCAAGAAaatttctatcaaaatcaaaattgtgTGACAAATTATCAAACACCTTCAAGGCAAGCATTGGCGGAAACAATTAGCAAAGCAATAAGCACTGATCCAAGTCTTCATTCAGTTATAGCTGCCGCAGTTACATCGATTGTAGGACAAGGATCAAACAATGGTGGAAATCAAGAAGAGTTAAGAGATAACGGTTTAGGTTCAGGATTGAATTTGAAACTTGGTGAGTATCCTCAAATGGTTTCAAACAATTTGTTGAATCAAAATGGGAAAGGATGTTTGAAGGGTTCATACTTCAAAAGGTTGTCACCAACAACAAGTTCACAAGCCAAAAACTTCATGCTTCTTCAACCATCATTGCCAAATTCTCTTTCTAAGAGTAACACAACTAGACCTCCATCCATTGTTAATCATATCAATCATTGTGATCCAAAAATGAACACACATCATTAG
- the LOC123893242 gene encoding polyvinylalcohol dehydrogenase-like — MLRIVLCLLLFYVHVVLLFAASSKSNWVNHGGDLSNRRYAYKEHKISIKTASNLSLKWKFYAGKDITATPTIYNGTIYFPSWNGNIYAINQIDGSLVWKQNLGELTGLNSTGFIINANGTIARATPTVADDLLIVGIYGPAVVIGLKRINGELVWLTHLDNHPAAIVTMSGTYYNGSYYVGTSSLEEGSTIKDCCKFRGSLIKLDAQTGIILWKTYMLPDNNEKTGGYAGAAIWGSSPSIDIDRKHVYIATGNLYSAPKNITQCQEKQNNQTTPIEQDKCVEPENHSNSILALDLEYGNIKWYKQLGGYDVWFVACNNASTSNCPPQGTIPDADFGEAPMMLTIYVNGTKKDVVVAVQKSGFAWALDRDDGSLLWFTEAGPNGVAGGGTWGASTDEKRIYTNIANSDGKNFKLLPSNMNTTTGGWVAMDANNGKILWSIANPSNSTASGPVSVANEVVFVGSTDKFGHIYAINARNGRVLWSYETGASVYGGMSISNGCIYLGHGYNVSLGFYSNYTGGTSLFAFCV, encoded by the exons ATGTTAAGGATTGTTCTTTGCTTACTATTGTTTTATGTTCATGTGGTATTACTTTTTGCTGCAAGCTCAAAATCAAAT tGGGTAAACCATGGTGGAGATTTGTCAAACCGAAGATATGCATACAAAGAACATAAGATCAGCATCAAAACAGCATCAAACCTAAGTTTAAAGTGGAAATTCTATGCTGGCAAAGATATTACAGCAACACCAACAATATATAATGGTACAATTTATTTTCCTAGTTGGAATGGTAACATTTATGCAATTAATCAAATTGATGGATCACTTGTTTGGAAGCAAAATTTGGGGGAATTGACTGGGTTAAATTCAACTGGATTTATTATTAATGCAAATGGAACAATTGCTAGAGCAACTCCAACTGTGGCTGATGATTTATTGATTGTTGGAATTTATGGTCCTGCTGTTGTTATTGGACTTAAAAGAATAAATGGGGAGCTTGTTTGGTTGACTCATTTGGATAATCATCCTGCAGCAATTGTTACTATGTCTGGAACATATTACAACGG GAGTTactatgttggaacatcttcCTTAGAAGAAGGTTCAACCATTAAAGATTGTTGCAAATTTCGCGGAAGCCTCATAAAACTTGATGCTCAAACCGGTATCATCTTATGGAAGACCTATATGTTACCAGATAACAATGAAAAAACAGGAGGATATGCAGGAGCTGCCATATGGGGAAGTAGTCCTTCCATTGATATTGATAGAAAACATGTCTATATTGCAACTGGAAATCTCTATTCTGCCCCTAAAAACATAACTCAAtgtcaagaaaaacaaaataatcaaactACTCCTATTGAACAAGACAAGTGTGTTGAACCTGAAAATCACTCTAATTCAATCTTAGCCCTTGATTTGGAATATGGTAATATTAAATGGTATAAACAATTAGGAGGCTATGATGTATGGTTTGTTGCATGTAACAATGCTTCAACTTCTAATTGTCCTCCACAAGGTACTATACCAGATGCTGATTTTGGTGAGGCACCAATGATGTTAACTATATATGTTAATGGAACAAAGAAAgatgttgttgttgctgttcAGAAAAGTGGATTTGCTTGGGCATTAGACCGTGACGATGGATCCCTTCTATGGTTTACG GAAGCAGGTCCTAATGGAGTAGCTGGAGGTGGAACATGGGGTGCATCAACTGATGAAAAAAGAATTTATACCAACATTGCAAATTCAGATGGtaaaaatttcaaacttttACCATCAAATATGAATACAACAACTGGAGGGTGGGTGGCAATGGATGCCAATAATGGAAAAATCCTATGGTCCATAGCTAACCCTAGCAATAGTACTGCTAGTGGCCCTGTTAGTGTAGCAAATGAAGTTGTTTTTGTTGGTTCTACTGATAAATTTGGGCACATATATGCAATCAATGCAAGAAATGGAAGAGTTTTATGGTCATATGAAACTGGAGCTAGTGTCTATGGGGGCATGTCAATTAGCAATGGATGTATATATTTAGGTCATGGTTATAATGTCTCTCTAGGATTTTACTCTAACTATACCGGTGGGACCTCACTCTTTGCTTTCTGCGTTTAA
- the LOC123893270 gene encoding polyvinylalcohol dehydrogenase-like isoform X2 yields MARVDQISCFVISLFLLLCSLTISEGFHPSTEQNWLNHGGDIYNRRYASNEHKINLKTISNLSLKWKFYAGKDITSTPSIFNGTIYFPSWNGYIFAVNEIDGSLVWKKNLTELTGLNATGFVTNANWTLARATPTIAYDEDLVIVGLYGPAVVIALNRFNGDLIWQTRLDDNDAGVVTMSGTYYRGAYYVGSSSLEEIKSIEECCTFRGSFSKLDIKTGAILWQTFMLPDNKGKRGEYAGGALWGSSPPIDSSRNHIYIATGNLYSAPLRITQCQEKQNNLTKPTHLDECIEEENHSNSILALDLDNGEIKWFHQFGGYDVWFLACNNLSVANCPPGPNPDADFGEAPMMLTINDVNGTKQDVVVAVQKSGFAWSLQRDFGNLIWSTEAGPGGVAGGGTWGAATDTKRVYTNIVNSNHKNFTLKPSNKTTKTGGWVAMEAKSGKILWSIENPSNATTNGPVSVANGIVFVGSTNVNGTIYAINGKNGEILWSYESGSTVYGGISISNGCIYFGNGYTLGLATVIGGLTGGTSLYAFCV; encoded by the exons ATGGCAAGAGTTGATCAAATAAGCTGCTTTGTTATTTCTTTGTTCCTATTATTATGCTCACTAACAATTTCAGAAGGCTTTCAT CCTTCAACAGAACAAAATTGGTTAAACCATGGTGGAGACATATACAACAGAAGATATGCTAGCAATGAGCACAAAATCAACCTTAAAACAATTAGCAACTTAAGTTTGAAGTGGAAATTCTATGCAGGCAAAGACATAACTTcaacaccatcaattttcaatgGAACAATTTATTTTCCATCATGGAATGGATACATATTTGCAGTAAATGAAATTGATGGATCACTTGtttggaaaaagaatttgacAGAATTAACAGGACTAAATGCAACAGGGTTTGTAACAAATGCTAATTGGACTTTGGCTAGAGCAACACCAACTATAGCTTATGATGAAGATCTTGTGATTGTGGGATTATATGGGCCAGCTGTAGTTATTGCTTTGAATAGATTTAATGGTGACTTAATTTGGCAGACCCGTTTGGATGACAATGATGCCGGTGTTGTTACCATGTCCGGTACTTATTATCGAGG GGCTTATTATGTTGGTTCATCATCACTAGAAGAAATCAAAAGCATTGAAGAATGTTGCACCTTTAGGGGAAGTTTTTCAAAGTTAGATATTAAAACTGGTGCTATTTTATGGCAAACTTTTATGTTACCTGATAACAAAGGAAAAAGAGGAGAATATGCTGGAGGAGCATTATGGGGAAGTAGTCCGCCGATTGATTCATCGAGAAATCATATATACATTGCAACCGGAAATTTGTACTCTGCGCCTTTACGAATAACGCAATGTCAagagaaacaaaataatttaacaaaacCAACTCATCTTGATGAATGtattgaagaagaaaatcaTTCTAATTCAATCTTAGCACTTGATTTAGACAATGGTgaaattaaatggtttcatcAATTTGGTGGATATGATGTTTGGTTTCTTGCTTGTAATAATTTGTCAGTGGCTAATTGTCCACCTGGACCTAACCCAGATGCTGATTTTGgagaagcaccaatgatgctcACAATTAATGATGTTAATGGTACTAAACAAGATGTTGTTGTTGCTGTACAAAAGAGTGGTTTTGCTTGGTCTTTGCAACGTGACTTTGGCAATCTCATTTGGTCTACG GAAGCTGGACCTGGTGGAGTTGCAGGAGGTGGAACATGGGGAGCAGCAACAGACACAAAAAGAGTGTACACAAACATTGttaattcaaatcataaaaactTTACACTTAAACCCTCCAACAAGACAACAAAAACTGGAGGTTGGGTAGCAATGGAAGCAAAAAGTGGCAAAATCTTGTGGTCCATAGAAAATCCTAGTAATGCAACTACTAATGGGCCTGTTAGTGTTGCTAATGGCATTGTCTTTGTAGGATCCACAAATGTGAATGGAACTATCTATGCAATTAATGGTAAAAATGGTGAAATTCTTTGGTCTTATGAATCTGGATCAACTGTTTATGGTGGAATTTCAATAAGCAATGGttgcatatattttggaaatGGTTATACTTTAGGTCTTGCAACTGTTATTGGAGGCCTCACTGGTGGTACTTCACTTTATGCTTTTTGTGTCTAA
- the LOC123893270 gene encoding polyvinylalcohol dehydrogenase-like isoform X1 — protein sequence MARVDQISCFVISLFLLLCSLTISEGFHYAWFQHKPSTEQNWLNHGGDIYNRRYASNEHKINLKTISNLSLKWKFYAGKDITSTPSIFNGTIYFPSWNGYIFAVNEIDGSLVWKKNLTELTGLNATGFVTNANWTLARATPTIAYDEDLVIVGLYGPAVVIALNRFNGDLIWQTRLDDNDAGVVTMSGTYYRGAYYVGSSSLEEIKSIEECCTFRGSFSKLDIKTGAILWQTFMLPDNKGKRGEYAGGALWGSSPPIDSSRNHIYIATGNLYSAPLRITQCQEKQNNLTKPTHLDECIEEENHSNSILALDLDNGEIKWFHQFGGYDVWFLACNNLSVANCPPGPNPDADFGEAPMMLTINDVNGTKQDVVVAVQKSGFAWSLQRDFGNLIWSTEAGPGGVAGGGTWGAATDTKRVYTNIVNSNHKNFTLKPSNKTTKTGGWVAMEAKSGKILWSIENPSNATTNGPVSVANGIVFVGSTNVNGTIYAINGKNGEILWSYESGSTVYGGISISNGCIYFGNGYTLGLATVIGGLTGGTSLYAFCV from the exons ATGGCAAGAGTTGATCAAATAAGCTGCTTTGTTATTTCTTTGTTCCTATTATTATGCTCACTAACAATTTCAGAAGGCTTTCAT TATGCATGGTTTCAACACAAGCCTTCAACAGAACAAAATTGGTTAAACCATGGTGGAGACATATACAACAGAAGATATGCTAGCAATGAGCACAAAATCAACCTTAAAACAATTAGCAACTTAAGTTTGAAGTGGAAATTCTATGCAGGCAAAGACATAACTTcaacaccatcaattttcaatgGAACAATTTATTTTCCATCATGGAATGGATACATATTTGCAGTAAATGAAATTGATGGATCACTTGtttggaaaaagaatttgacAGAATTAACAGGACTAAATGCAACAGGGTTTGTAACAAATGCTAATTGGACTTTGGCTAGAGCAACACCAACTATAGCTTATGATGAAGATCTTGTGATTGTGGGATTATATGGGCCAGCTGTAGTTATTGCTTTGAATAGATTTAATGGTGACTTAATTTGGCAGACCCGTTTGGATGACAATGATGCCGGTGTTGTTACCATGTCCGGTACTTATTATCGAGG GGCTTATTATGTTGGTTCATCATCACTAGAAGAAATCAAAAGCATTGAAGAATGTTGCACCTTTAGGGGAAGTTTTTCAAAGTTAGATATTAAAACTGGTGCTATTTTATGGCAAACTTTTATGTTACCTGATAACAAAGGAAAAAGAGGAGAATATGCTGGAGGAGCATTATGGGGAAGTAGTCCGCCGATTGATTCATCGAGAAATCATATATACATTGCAACCGGAAATTTGTACTCTGCGCCTTTACGAATAACGCAATGTCAagagaaacaaaataatttaacaaaacCAACTCATCTTGATGAATGtattgaagaagaaaatcaTTCTAATTCAATCTTAGCACTTGATTTAGACAATGGTgaaattaaatggtttcatcAATTTGGTGGATATGATGTTTGGTTTCTTGCTTGTAATAATTTGTCAGTGGCTAATTGTCCACCTGGACCTAACCCAGATGCTGATTTTGgagaagcaccaatgatgctcACAATTAATGATGTTAATGGTACTAAACAAGATGTTGTTGTTGCTGTACAAAAGAGTGGTTTTGCTTGGTCTTTGCAACGTGACTTTGGCAATCTCATTTGGTCTACG GAAGCTGGACCTGGTGGAGTTGCAGGAGGTGGAACATGGGGAGCAGCAACAGACACAAAAAGAGTGTACACAAACATTGttaattcaaatcataaaaactTTACACTTAAACCCTCCAACAAGACAACAAAAACTGGAGGTTGGGTAGCAATGGAAGCAAAAAGTGGCAAAATCTTGTGGTCCATAGAAAATCCTAGTAATGCAACTACTAATGGGCCTGTTAGTGTTGCTAATGGCATTGTCTTTGTAGGATCCACAAATGTGAATGGAACTATCTATGCAATTAATGGTAAAAATGGTGAAATTCTTTGGTCTTATGAATCTGGATCAACTGTTTATGGTGGAATTTCAATAAGCAATGGttgcatatattttggaaatGGTTATACTTTAGGTCTTGCAACTGTTATTGGAGGCCTCACTGGTGGTACTTCACTTTATGCTTTTTGTGTCTAA